CGAGCTGAAGAGCCTGAAGCTGTACATCTGGTCGTTCCGCAACGAAGGCGCGTTTCACGAAGCGGTCACCAACCGCATCCTCGACGACCTCGTGCGAGCCACCCGCCCGCGCTTCATGCGGCTCACCGCGCGCTTCTACGTGCGCGGCGGCATCTTCACCACCGTCGTCGCGCAGCACGCGAAAACCGGATGGAAGATCGAGAAGCTGCCGCACCTCGACGCGCACGATCCCCAGGCGAGCGTGCGCTGACGGCGGCTAAATCTCTATAATCTCTGGTTTTTCGGCGAGATCAGGACGTTGAATCCCCGCCTTTCCAAGTTACAGAGCTATCCGTTCCAGAAGCTCACCGCGCTGCTCGAAGGCGCGAGGCCCAATCCGGACCTGCGTCCGATCCCGCTGTACATCGGCGAGCCCAAGCACCCGACGCCCGAGTTCATCAAGCGCGCGCTGACGGACAATCTCTCGGGGCTCGCGGCCTATCCCGCGACCGCCGGCACGCCGGAGCTGCGCGAGGCGATCGCGGCGTGGCTGACCCGGCGCTACGGCATCCCGCCGATCGACCCGGCGACCCAGGTCGTGCCCGTGACGGGCACGCGCGAAGCGCTGTTCGCGATCGCGCAGGCGGTGGTCGATACGACCAAGCCTGATCCGGTGGTCGTCTGCCCTAATCCGTTCTATCAGATCTACGAAGGCGCGGCGCTGCTCGCCGGCGCGCAACCGGTTTTCCTCAACCAGGTCGCCGCCAACGATTACGCGCTCGATCTGGAGCAGATTCCGAACGACGTGTGGCGGCGCATCCAGCTCGTCTACGTCTGCTCGCCCGGCAACCCGACCGGTCACGTGATGACGCTCGGGGACTGGAAAGCGCTGTTCGAGCTCTCCGACCGCTACGGGTTCGTGATCGCCTCCGACGAGTGCTACTCGGAGATCCATTTCGACGAAGCCCATCCGCCGCTCGGCGGGCTGGAAGCCGCGCACAAGCTCGGCCGCACCGGCTACCCGCGGCTCATCATGTTCTCGAGCCTGTCCAAGCGCTCGAACGTGCCGGGCATGCGTTCGGGTTTCGTCGCGGGCGATCCCGCCATCGTCAAGCCCTACCTGCTCTACCGCACCTATCACGGCTGTGCGATGAGCGGTCCGGTGGGTGTGGCGAGCGCCGTCGCGTGGAAAGACGAGGCGCACGTCGTCCAGAACCGCAGGCTCTACCGCGAGAAGTTCGACACCGCGATCGAGATCCTCAAGCCGGTGCTGGACGTGAGCATGCCCGACGCGGCGTTCTATCTGTGGGTCCACACGCCCATACCCGACACCGAGTTCACGCGCCGCCTGTACGAGTCGCAGGCGGTGTCGGTGCTCCCGGGAAGCTATCTCGCGCGCGAGTCGAACGGGATCAACCCCGGCACCGACCGCGTGCGCATCGCGCTGGTGAGCACGACCGAGGAATGCGCGGAGTCCGCCACCCGGATCCGCGACTTTGTTAAAAGCCTTTAAAGGCAAAAGCTGGAACCGCAGGGGACGCAGAGGACGCAGAGGAAAGGCATACGTTCGCAAATGCCTCGCGCTATCGCTGGTCTTGAGCATGAGGGGCTGATGATAATTGCCCGCCGAAATCCTCTGCGTCCTCTGCGTCCTCTGCGGTTAAATGCTTTGATGTAAGGAAAACACGATGGAACAACTCCAGAAGACCATAGACGCCGCCTGGGAAGACCGCGCGAGCATCACCCCCACCAGCGCGAAAGCCGAGATCCGCGACGCGGTGCTCGCGACCATCGAGCGCCTCGACAGCGGCAAGCTGCGAGTGGCCGAGAAGAAGAACGGCAAGTGGGTCACCAACGAGTGGGCGAAGAAAGCGGTGCTGCTCTCGTTCAGGCTCGAAGACAACGACGTGATGGAAGACGGCTACACCCGGTACTTCGACAAGGTGCCGTCGAAGTTCGCGGGCTACGACCGCAAGACGTTCCAGGACGCCGGCTTCCGCGTCGTCCCGCCCGCGGCGGTGCGTTACGGCGCGTACATCGCCAAGAACGTGGTGCTCATGCCCTCCTTCGTCAACATCGGCGGCTACGTCGACGAAGGCACCATGGTCGACACCTGGGCGACCGTCGGCTCGTGCGCGCAGATCGGCAAGAACGTGCACCTCTCGGGCGGCGTGGGCATCGGCGGCGTGCTCGAGCCGCTCCAGGCCAACCCGACGATCATCGAGGACAACTGCTTCATCGGCGCGCGCTCGGAGATCGTCGAAGGCGTGGTCGTCGAGGAAGGCAGCGTGATCTCGATGGGCACCTTCATCGGCGCCTCGACCAAGATCTACAACCGCCTGACGGGCGAAGTGCTGTACGGCCGCGTGCCCGCGGGATCGGTCGTCGTGTCGGGGTCGCTGCCGAGCGCCGACGGCAAGTACAACCTGTACTGCGCGGTCATCGTGAAGCAGGTGGACGCCCAGACCCGCGCCAAGACCAGCATCAACGAGCTGCTGCGCAGCGATTAATGCCTCCTCGGGCAGGCACGAAAGCGGCACAATGTCCGGGATAGGGAACGACTAGGAGACGCCATGTTCGTCAGATCGCTGTTCAAGCTGATGGCCGATACCAAGGCCTCGGACATGTTCTTCACCGCCGGCTCGCCCGTGCAGATCAAGATCAAGGGCGACGTCGTGCCGGTCGACGGCAACCTCCTCGATTCCGCCGCGACCAAGCGCATCTGCTACGAGGCGATGAACGAGGAGCAGGTCGCCCATTTCGAGAAGGAGATGGAGATCAACTTCTCGCTGGTCGAGCCGGGTGTCGGCAGCTTCCGCGTCAACGTCTTCCGCCAGCGCGGGGCGTGCGCGATGGTGATCCGCCACATCAAGCACGGCATCCCGACGATCGAGGAGCTCCAGCTCCCGCCGAAGCTCACCGAGCTGGTGGTCGAGAAGCGCGGCCTCATCCTCGTCGTCGGCTCGACCGGCTCGGGCAAGTCGAGCACGCTGGCGGCGATGATCAACCACCGCAACCAGACCCAGTCGGGCCATATCCTCACGATCGAGGACCCGATCGAGTTCATGTACCGCCACGGCAAGAGCATCGTGAACCAGCGCGAGGTGGGCATCGACACCCGGTCGTACCACAACGCGCTGATCAACGCGATGCGCGAAGCGCCCGACGTGATCCTGATCGGCGAGAGCCGCGACCGCGAGACCTTCGGCGCCGCCCTCCAGTACGCGCAGACCGGCCACCTGTGCCTGACGACGGTCCACGCCAACAACAGCTACTACGGGCTGAACCGCGTCATCAACATGTACCCGCACGACGCGCGCGAGTCGCTGCAGATGGACCTCTCGGTGAGCCTCAAGGCGGTGATCTCGCAGCGCCTCGTCCACGACGTCAACGGCGAGATCCTCCCGGCCGTCGAGCTCATGATCAACACCAAGCACATCCAGGAGCTGATCAAGAACGGCGACATCGACCAGATCAAGGACGCGATGGAGAAGAGCCTCGCGCCGGGCTCGCAGACCTTCGAGCAGTCGCTGTTCAAGCTCTACCAGGAAGGCCGCATCACGCTCGAGGAAGCGATGGCGAACTCCGACTCGCCGACCAACCTGCACTGGCTGATCAACAACGCGGCGAAAGCGCCCGCGCGACCCGCCCCGGCCCCCGCCGGCGCACCGGCGGCCGCGCCGCAGGCGCCCGCGGCGCCCGCACCGGCGGCGCAGGACGACTTCTCCGGGATCAAGCTCAATCTCGACGCGCTCGGGTAAGAACGAGGACGCAAAGTCGGCAAGCAAGGTCGCAAAGGACAGCCGCGTATCGGCACAGAGCCGCTCACGTTGCGCGCGCTGCTCGCCGAAAGCGAGCGGCGCCTCACG
This genomic stretch from Burkholderiales bacterium harbors:
- the queF gene encoding preQ(1) synthase gives rise to the protein MPTEPSKTLETFPNPAPGNDYRIHMEIPEFTCLCPKTGQPDFATLILDYVPDKLCVELKSLKLYIWSFRNEGAFHEAVTNRILDDLVRATRPRFMRLTARFYVRGGIFTTVVAQHAKTGWKIEKLPHLDAHDPQASVR
- the dapC gene encoding succinyldiaminopimelate transaminase, with amino-acid sequence MNPRLSKLQSYPFQKLTALLEGARPNPDLRPIPLYIGEPKHPTPEFIKRALTDNLSGLAAYPATAGTPELREAIAAWLTRRYGIPPIDPATQVVPVTGTREALFAIAQAVVDTTKPDPVVVCPNPFYQIYEGAALLAGAQPVFLNQVAANDYALDLEQIPNDVWRRIQLVYVCSPGNPTGHVMTLGDWKALFELSDRYGFVIASDECYSEIHFDEAHPPLGGLEAAHKLGRTGYPRLIMFSSLSKRSNVPGMRSGFVAGDPAIVKPYLLYRTYHGCAMSGPVGVASAVAWKDEAHVVQNRRLYREKFDTAIEILKPVLDVSMPDAAFYLWVHTPIPDTEFTRRLYESQAVSVLPGSYLARESNGINPGTDRVRIALVSTTEECAESATRIRDFVKSL
- the dapD gene encoding 2,3,4,5-tetrahydropyridine-2,6-dicarboxylate N-succinyltransferase — translated: MEQLQKTIDAAWEDRASITPTSAKAEIRDAVLATIERLDSGKLRVAEKKNGKWVTNEWAKKAVLLSFRLEDNDVMEDGYTRYFDKVPSKFAGYDRKTFQDAGFRVVPPAAVRYGAYIAKNVVLMPSFVNIGGYVDEGTMVDTWATVGSCAQIGKNVHLSGGVGIGGVLEPLQANPTIIEDNCFIGARSEIVEGVVVEEGSVISMGTFIGASTKIYNRLTGEVLYGRVPAGSVVVSGSLPSADGKYNLYCAVIVKQVDAQTRAKTSINELLRSD
- a CDS encoding PilT/PilU family type 4a pilus ATPase, which produces MFVRSLFKLMADTKASDMFFTAGSPVQIKIKGDVVPVDGNLLDSAATKRICYEAMNEEQVAHFEKEMEINFSLVEPGVGSFRVNVFRQRGACAMVIRHIKHGIPTIEELQLPPKLTELVVEKRGLILVVGSTGSGKSSTLAAMINHRNQTQSGHILTIEDPIEFMYRHGKSIVNQREVGIDTRSYHNALINAMREAPDVILIGESRDRETFGAALQYAQTGHLCLTTVHANNSYYGLNRVINMYPHDARESLQMDLSVSLKAVISQRLVHDVNGEILPAVELMINTKHIQELIKNGDIDQIKDAMEKSLAPGSQTFEQSLFKLYQEGRITLEEAMANSDSPTNLHWLINNAAKAPARPAPAPAGAPAAAPQAPAAPAPAAQDDFSGIKLNLDALG